One genomic region from Lujinxingia vulgaris encodes:
- a CDS encoding AgmX/PglI C-terminal domain-containing protein — protein MRALCPTAPIALLTLTLAGALGACQSAPQPTDDAPAEASGEAALSADAEAGAAETDGEAKEPSRILHRAMSAAEAEINACYRQALAQNAEVAGMVQFAWQLDANNSPVGLQTHADTLGDAALSQCVAEALYPHLVEDGARGASSREVILSYSFLREHGAREVQLVLGSGAQAQAQREALPPEAREEGRCNNEHIYDVLYEAYDTINGCYEQALSQKRGLVGAALAQFIIFPDGSTSHIKVASTIDDENTNRCITETLSATTFDAPEGGVCTVNYPIELSLRSHPHFMFTAPAP, from the coding sequence ATGCGCGCACTCTGCCCGACTGCCCCTATCGCCCTGCTCACGCTGACCCTTGCCGGTGCGCTTGGCGCCTGCCAGAGCGCGCCGCAACCCACGGATGACGCGCCGGCCGAGGCGTCCGGCGAGGCCGCGCTGAGCGCCGACGCCGAAGCGGGCGCGGCGGAGACCGACGGAGAGGCAAAAGAGCCCAGCCGCATCCTGCATCGGGCGATGAGCGCGGCGGAGGCCGAGATCAACGCCTGTTACCGTCAGGCGCTCGCGCAGAACGCGGAGGTCGCGGGCATGGTGCAGTTTGCCTGGCAGCTCGACGCCAACAACTCGCCAGTGGGGCTTCAGACCCACGCCGACACTCTGGGCGACGCCGCGTTGAGTCAGTGCGTGGCGGAGGCCCTTTACCCGCATCTTGTGGAGGATGGCGCGCGTGGGGCGTCGAGCCGCGAGGTGATCTTGAGCTACTCCTTCTTGCGCGAGCATGGCGCGCGCGAGGTGCAGCTGGTGCTCGGGAGCGGCGCGCAGGCTCAGGCCCAGCGCGAGGCGCTGCCCCCGGAGGCCCGCGAGGAGGGGCGCTGCAACAACGAGCATATCTATGATGTGCTCTATGAGGCGTACGACACGATCAACGGCTGCTACGAACAGGCCCTCTCCCAGAAGCGCGGGCTCGTGGGCGCGGCGCTCGCCCAGTTCATCATCTTCCCCGACGGCTCGACCTCGCATATCAAGGTCGCCAGCACCATCGACGATGAGAACACCAACCGCTGCATCACCGAGACGCTCAGCGCCACGACCTTCGACGCGCCCGAGGGCGGCGTGTGCACCGTCAACTACCCGATCGAGCTCTCGCTGCGCTCTCACCCGCACTTTATGTTCACGGCGCCGGCGCCCTGA
- a CDS encoding GNAT family N-acetyltransferase, translating to MNLRHPSQTPPLRWGHKTPDLERRIAELLTWVRPAGQPYDDALLQGADIDKTLSRWMLRDNSEITLQRARLLMLDDRIAGGYIALSGTELRTARQADLLDVARHMGEGSYAMLRERVERLRELFAPLEDNDFVITRLGLHPDHRGRGLCHALIEDYLRRGRQGGFRRARVDVPETHRAGLDLCRAYGFDTAYRGKSNDGKLKYLTMVRDLNDH from the coding sequence ATGAACCTGCGACACCCATCCCAGACCCCACCCCTGCGCTGGGGCCATAAGACGCCCGACCTGGAGCGCCGCATCGCCGAGCTTCTCACCTGGGTGCGCCCGGCCGGCCAACCCTACGACGACGCCCTGCTCCAGGGCGCCGACATCGACAAGACCCTCTCCCGCTGGATGCTCCGCGACAACTCCGAGATCACCCTCCAGCGCGCCCGCCTGCTCATGCTCGACGACCGCATCGCCGGCGGCTACATCGCGCTGAGCGGCACCGAGCTGCGCACCGCCCGCCAGGCCGACCTCCTCGATGTCGCTCGTCATATGGGCGAGGGCAGCTACGCCATGCTCCGCGAGCGCGTCGAGCGCCTGCGCGAGCTCTTTGCCCCCCTCGAAGACAACGACTTCGTCATCACTCGCCTCGGCCTGCACCCCGACCACCGCGGCCGCGGCCTCTGCCACGCCCTCATCGAAGACTACCTGCGCCGCGGCCGCCAGGGCGGCTTCCGCCGCGCCCGCGTCGACGTCCCCGAAACCCACCGCGCCGGCCTCGACCTCTGCCGCGCCTACGGCTTCGACACCGCCTACCGGGGTAAATCCAACGACGGTAAGCTGAAGTATTTGACGATGGTGCGGGATCTTAATGACCACTAA